Below is a genomic region from Halorussus salinus.
GCGGGCGTTGCGAGTCGAAATCCCGACGAGCGAACGGTCGACTCGGAAACGAGACGGCGCCGGGACAACACTCATTACGGACACAAACACAAACAAAATGGCGACCAAGAACATCGGCATCAGAGAGGACGTGTACGAACACCTCAAAGCTCACAAGCAGGGCGACGAGAGCTTCTCGGACACTATCCAGCGACTCCTCGAAGACGCCGAGGGAGACTGGCGAACGAACTTCGGCTTCCTCGACAGTGAAGCGGGCGAGTCGTTGGCCGAAGCCGTCGAAGCCGAACGCGAAAAGTTCGACGCCGAGGTAACCGAGCGACAACGCGAAATCGTTGACGCCTTCAGCGAGGACGACGGCGAATGAAACTGCTCGACGCCTCGGTTCTCGTCGGCTACGCACAGGGCGAGCGAGCCGCCGCAAAGTACCTCGAACGGAACGACGACACGGTCTTCGGTGCGCCGAGCATCGTTCTTTCGGAGGTGTACACGGGTCTCTTCCGAACGACGGAGATGAGTCGTGAAGAAGTGAAAGCGAAGTACGGGTGGGTCCGAGCGGTCCCGTTTACCGACGAAGTCGCGCTCGAAACCGCCGACATCCGTGCCGCGCTCAGTTCGCGTGGGGAGAAAATCAACGCGAACGACACCTACATCGCTGGAACTGCACGAGCGTTCGACGTACCGCTCGTCACGGCCGACGGGGACTTCGAGAAGGTGGACGGTCTCGAACTCGAACGATACCGCGAGCAGTAGGACCGACACGTACTGTTATCGACCGACGACCGTCTCCACGTTCGCGTCCACGTCGAAGTGCTTGCCGCCGCGAAGCACGTCGTAGCCGAAGAAG
It encodes:
- a CDS encoding PIN domain-containing protein — encoded protein: MKLLDASVLVGYAQGERAAAKYLERNDDTVFGAPSIVLSEVYTGLFRTTEMSREEVKAKYGWVRAVPFTDEVALETADIRAALSSRGEKINANDTYIAGTARAFDVPLVTADGDFEKVDGLELERYREQ
- a CDS encoding antitoxin VapB family protein yields the protein MATKNIGIREDVYEHLKAHKQGDESFSDTIQRLLEDAEGDWRTNFGFLDSEAGESLAEAVEAEREKFDAEVTERQREIVDAFSEDDGE